Proteins encoded within one genomic window of Brassica rapa cultivar Chiifu-401-42 chromosome A09, CAAS_Brap_v3.01, whole genome shotgun sequence:
- the LOC103841846 gene encoding guanosine nucleotide diphosphate dissociation inhibitor 2, with protein sequence MDEEYEVIVLGTGLKECILSGLLSVDGVKVIHMDRNDYYGGESTSLYLNQLWKKFRGEEKAPEHLGASRDYNVDMMPKFMMGNGKLVRTLIHTDVTKYLSFKAVDGSYVFVKGKVQKVPVTPMEAMKSNLMGIFEKRRAGKFFGYVQDYDEKDPKTHNGMDLTKLTTKELIAKFGLDDNTIDFIGHAIALHTNDEHLHQPALDTVMRMKLYAESLARFQGSSPYIYPLYGLGELPQAFARLSAVYGGTYMLNKPDCTVEFDEEGKVTGVTSEGETAKCKKVVCDPSYLPNKVNKIGRVARAIAIMSHPIPNTNDSHSVQVIIPQKQLARKSDMYVFCCSYSHNVAPKGKFIAFVSTDAETDNPQTELKAGIDLLGPVDEIFFDMYDRYEPVNEPASDNCFISTSYDATTHFETTVADVLNMYTLITGKQLDLSVDLSAASAAEE encoded by the exons ATGGATGAAGAATACGAGGTTATTGTTCTCGGAACCGGTCTCAAGGAGTGCATCCTCAGCGGCCTCCTTTCTGTCGATGGTGTCAAG GTGATTCACATGGACAGGAATGATTACTATGGTGGAGAATCAACATCTCTTTACCTCAATCAG CTTTGGAAGAAGTTCAGAGGAGAAGAGAAGGCTCCTGAGCATTTAGGTGCAAGCAGGGACTACAACGTTGACATGATGCCTAAG TTTATGATGGGAAATGGCAAGCTCGTTCGTACACTTATTCACACAgatgttacaaaatatttgtCGTTTAAAGCAGTTGATGGAAGCTATGTTTTCGTTAAAGGGAAG GTTCAAAAGGTGCCAGTGACTCCTATGGAGGCCATGAAATCTAATCTCATGGGCATATTTGAGAAACGTCGAGCTGGCAAGTTTTTTGGTTATGTTCAGGATTACGACGAGAAGGATCCCAAAACACACAACGGAATGGATTTGACCAAACTTACAACTAAGGAACTGATTGC GAAATTTGGTCTTGATGACAACACTATTGACTTTATCGGTCACGCGATTGCACTTCACACCAATGACGAACATCTCCATCAACCTGCCTTGGATACTGTTATGAGAATGAAG CTCTATGCGGAATCTCTTGCACGTTTCCAAGGAAGCTCTCCATATATTTATCCTCTCTATGGGTTGGGAGAACTACCTCAG GCATTTGCACGGCTTAGTGCTGTCTATGGTGGTACATATATGTTGAACAAACCTGATTGCACG GTAGAGTTTGACGAGGAAGGTAAGGTTACTGGTGTAACATCTGAGGGAGAGACCGCCAAATGCAAAAAGGTTGTGTGTGACCCTTCTTACCTGCCCAACAAG GTTAACAAGATCGGCAGAGTTGCTAGGGCCATCGCAATTATGAGCCACCCTATTCCAAACACCAATGACTCTCACTCAGTACAGGTCATCATACCCCAGAAGCAGTTGGCCCGCAAGTCAGACAT GTATGTCTTCTGTTGTTCATACTCCCACAACGTGGCTCCCAAGGGAAAGTTCATCGCATTTGTGTCGACAGATGCAGAGACTGATAACCCTCAAACCGAACTAAAGGCTGGAATTGATCTTTTGggtcctgttgatgagatattCTTCGACATGTATGATAGATACGAGCCTGTCAACGAGCCCGCTTCGGACAACTGCTTTATATCAACG AGCTATGATGCTACAACACACTTCGAGACAACGGTTGCTGATGTGTTGAACATGTATACCTTAATCACCGGAAAG CAACTAGACCTAAGTGTTGATCTGAGTGCAGCGAGTGCTGCAGAGGAGTGA
- the LOC103841845 gene encoding ankyrin repeat protein SKIP35, protein MEKEAVFDDIKLSDDEIYYPDEPYCSEKNEEGEGASNVVFSREAPLIGKDPAGTNSNECCGCSAKKLNFKGSEDLIDKENNSPQKKLSRQERIELGRVFQGAVTSMDWEHAERLIQLADPQTLNDLLCVGLDSVWFLTTKHEFQGVTGLIKEIVCHGAHDFTRATLRTSFLASCVSACHSRTMSLADSVTVMAQSLQERLQECNGDEILKAEAGAKVQKFTEWALKCIGFHSRCQGARDRVSHSSATEIELQLSAFKMFLELAGNHLSGRDFTEAFDAACFPLTLFSNSFDPGWASGISATVIQGLLGMLVEGGADNVNQCFLEASRFGSTELVRVLLHIAQRNSLDVDVDLALGFASHYCKLGTMKCLVEEGNAIAFLGPLMRAAERGCMQVVQWFVKRGCRDMELCLALTAATSSSQVEVAAYLLPFVPSPVLTALSIEILKAAGERSGGSLQGVEFLLKSDFLGDPTATYSVADSIAKSSEDETVPSDLKSFLREHWSESAFEKGMRESHENFINFMRVLKRGECAISLRDLPAPLRVAIAYMPLYRECVNAGGRLLSQRLRGQLVEAVRQLQGCDVPVVEVSETPHLMAVLEHHLTAIFC, encoded by the exons atggagAAAGAAGCAGTGTTTGATGATATAAAGTTAAGTGATGATGAGATATACTACCCTGATGAGCCTTACTGCTCTGAGAAGAACGAAGAAGGCGAGGGTGCGAGTAATGTGGTTTTTTCAAGAGAGGCGCCTCTGATAGGAAAGGATCCAGCTGGCACTAATTCAAATGAATGTTGTGGTTGCAGTGCAAAGAAACTAAACTTCAAAGGCAGCGAGGATCTCATCGACAAGGAAAATAATTCTCCGCAGAAAAAGCTTAGTAGACAGGAAAGAATCGAACTGGGGCGAGTCTTCCAAGGCGCTGTGACCTCAATGGACTGGGAACATGCCGAGAGGTTGATTCAGTTAGCTGATCCGCAGACTTTGAATGATCTGCTGTGCGTTGGTCTAGATTCTGTTTGGTTCTTGACTACAAAGCATGAGTTTCAGGGGGTTACTGGATTGATTAAGGAGATCGTATGTCATGGTGCTCATGACTTTACAAGAGCTACTCTTAGGACTTCGTTTCTCGCTTCATGTGTCTCTGCTTGCCATAGCCGGACGATGAGTCTTGCTGATAGTGTTACTGTAATGGCTCAAAG TTTGCAGGAGCGTCTCCAAGAGTGTAACGGGGACGAGATTCTGAAAGCAGAAGCTGGTGCAAAAGTTCAGAAGTTCACCGAATGGGCTCTCAAATGCATAGGTTTCCACTCCCGATGCCAAGGAGCAAGAGATAGAGTTAGCCACAGTTCAGCTACCGAGATTGAACTACAGCTTTCTGCTTTCAAGATGTTTCTAGAACTAGCAGGGAACCATCTCTCGGGAAGGGACTTCACTGAGGCTTTTGATGCAGCTTGTTTCCCTCTCACTTTGTTCTCCAACTCCTTTGATCCTGGTTGGGCGTCTGGCATATCAGCTACTGTCATACAAGGACTCCTCGGTATGCTTGTTGAAGGTGGTGCAGATAACGTGAACCAATGTTTCCTTGAAGCTTCACGGTTTGGTAGTACAGAACTTGTCCGCGTCTTGTTGCAT ATTGCTCAAAGGAACAGCTTAGATGTGGATGTGGACTTAGCTCTTGGTTTCGCCTCGCATTACTGTAAACTCGGAACAATGAAGTGCTTAGTGGAAGAAGGCAACGCCATTGCCTTCTTAGGTCCTCTGATGAGAGCGGCAGAGAGAGGCTGTATGCAAGTTGTTCAGTGGTTTGTGAAAAGAGGTTGCCGAGACATGGAGCTTTGTCTTGCTCTAACAGCCGCCACTTCGAGTAGCCAAGTCGAGGTCGCTGCTTATCTCCTCCCTTTTGTTCCTTCACCTGTCTTAACAGCTCTAAGCATCGAGATCCTCAAAGCAGCTGGAGAAAGAAGCGGAGGGTCTCTCCAAGGAGTGGAGTTTCTCCTCAAATCAGACTTCTTGGGAGATCCAACGGCTACATACTCAGTTGCAGACAGCATAGCGAAGTCTTCAGAAGATGAAACCGTTCCTTCAGATCTTAAATCGTTTCTCAGAGAGCATTGGTCGGAGTCAGCTTTTGAGAAAGGAATGAGAGAGAGCCATGagaatttcattaattttatgAGGGTATTGAAGAGAGGAGAGTGTGCTATCTCTTTAAGAGACCTTCCTGCGCCGCTAAGAGTAGCGATTGCTTACATGCCGCTGTATAGAGAGTGTGTGAATGCAGGTGGGCGGTTGCTGTCTCAGAGGCTGAGAGGACAGCTCGTTGAAGCTGTGAGACAGCTCCAAGGATGTGATGTTCCTGTTGTGGAAGTAAGCGAGACTCCTCACCTTATGGCGGTTTTGGAGCATCACCTTACGGCCATTTTCTGTTAA
- the LOC103841844 gene encoding protein AUXIN-REGULATED GENE INVOLVED IN ORGAN SIZE yields MDVGERNNWKNVNFNRPPAKVLENSKHELRRTQKRLMTPASYFSLESLVLMVGLTASMLILPLVLPPLPPPPFMLLLIPIGIMVLLVVLAFMPSSSKAKDVTCTFM; encoded by the coding sequence ATGGACGTCGGAGAAAGAAATAACTGGAAAAACGTCAACTTCAACCGTCCGCCGGCAAAGGTGTTGGAGAACAGCAAGCATGAGTTACGTCGGACGCAGAAAAGGTTGATGACTCCGGCGAGTTACTTCAGTTTAGAGTCTCTGGTTCTGATGGTGGGTCTAACGGCGTCTATGTTGATCCTTCCGTTAGTTTTGCCGCCGTTACCTCCTCCTCCGTTTATGCTTCTTTTGATTCCGATTGGTATTATGGTCTTACTAGTCGTTCTTGCCTTCATGCCTTCTTCTTCTAAGGCCAAAGATGTAACTTGCACTTTTATGTAG